A window of the Podospora bellae-mahoneyi strain CBS 112042 chromosome 6, whole genome shotgun sequence genome harbors these coding sequences:
- a CDS encoding hypothetical protein (EggNog:ENOG503PES1), whose product MTGISQFRSNAVILAKGQARRLVPPPRNPSSLQHGYKKSVLLALIFSAKLNHIQGLQLRHLEKMKSFSSVSTLLPLALLAGKTLAVGCAQHTFGVCQDNIVHWYDPDDGQICDPHDCGGGRAPPRKDVPGCAFYTGTETLRTEASYMPCFTSGKLVLTTEEPTPTGSSSVPLVTTLTTSTSAVITDGPSLGDEDEEVTTPTTTTATGNGGSVVGAGGSLVRVFAGAVFGVVAFV is encoded by the exons ATGACAGGGATTAGCCAGTTTAGATCCAACGCTGTGATCTTAGCGAAGGGGCAAGCTAGACGCCTCGTTCCACCTCCCAGGAATCCTTCGAGCCTTCAACACGGATATAAAAAAagcgtcctcctcgccctcatctTCTCGGCAAAGCTGAATCATATCCAAGGGCTACAGCTTCGACATCTAGAAAAAATGaagtccttctcctccgtgTCAACCTTGCTTCCATTAGCGCTCCTCGCGGGCAAGACTCTCGCTGTTGGCTGCGCCCAACACACCTTCGGCGTATGCCAAGACAACATCGTCCACTGGTACGACCCCGACGACGGTCAAATCTGCGACCCTCACGACTGCGGCGGTGGCCGCGCCCCCCCTAGAAAAGATGTTCCCGGTTGCGCTTTCTACACTGGCACCGAAACCCTCAGGACAGAGGCTTCCTACATGCCGTGCTTCACCTCTGGGAAGCTTGTCCTCACCACGGAGGAGCCGACT CCTACTGGGAGTAGCTCAGTTCCTTTGGTGACGACATTGACGACTTCTACATCGGCGGTGATTACTGATGGGCCGAgtttgggggatgaggatgaggaggttacTACTCCGActacgacgacggcgacgggGAATGGTGGGAGTGTTGTTGGGGCTGGTGGTTCACTGGTGCGGGTCTTTGCTGGGGCGGTGTTTGGCGTTGTTGCGTTTGTTtaa
- a CDS encoding hypothetical protein (EggNog:ENOG503P31G; COG:S) — protein MKDIYSGGTQVVVYLGDGKNHRPKRLSEHHIISKAPTQQHFYNDERDGVHLEEFWAALSASAMPSLPMNDRSKRPQIRSRHLSSTFHMFCLLRVLGDEVLTSELVDRMRKLTATDPSCDLLGTMVETLRCMLLNPWWQRIWVVQEMIVSRVAVVRCGTVTCPWDMFIAAASSLSSPSVDMSTIFRPDSIKVLQYFCRQVLSFRDLRNQWKKNLGAPLLTLLQDFSTRRATDERDKVFALLGLASNSQRFFALASYEDSVADVYRATAVELIRRSHSLEIWHGDLARKNRRDLASWVPDWSAVYDEGDRQRAQRGGSEKSERSLAWKLTLVQSEAGYWKFVAEGMTLLLHWINENPQERKLPKRLEKEFDSYHRLLNITCLDFYRRRDANALVTTVERIQELCINLKAHCSWGSAYEDLAEHPSISAFGRSAAFHRDVKSKFEVGQVTPNMDSESRDDFWFGKDTAAWLDRMVIRYETVTFRTPKSESAIQHHFRWELDESRWYPDGRRRKSFLSMESMPLGTVRHVGERLFSWDDRDSAFSTISKWVSYYEKMSGYHRVKLAKTLLGETNLTETLQSTAEVDGVGDESHRDTVEALLLEWLDHVFERHDFPDDANMKPLNEALVLATTGRVMFALNDSTLGLGPGSMTVGDEVMMLPGTSSPIVLRFRLPERDESLEGPAYAVVGDCYLDPSSSDEKKKLPNPWPGWLPETIMPIELKKYWERRRIYLF, from the coding sequence ATGAAGGACATTTACTCAGGCGGCACACAAGTTGTGGTGTACCTCGGCGATGGAAAAAACCACCGACCAAAGCGTCTCTCCGAGCACCACATAATCTCCAAAGCTCCTACCCAACAACACTTTTACAATGACGAACGCGATGGGGTCCACCTAGAAGAGTTCTGGGCCGCACTTTCTGCCTCAGCCatgccctccctcccaatGAACGATAGGAGCAAACGGCCACAGATCCGATCTCGGCATCTCTCTTCAACATTCCACATGTTCTGTCTCCTCCGGGTACTGGGCGATGAAGTCTTGACTTCTGAACTTGTCGACAGGATGCGCAAACTCACCGCCACGGACCCCTCCTGCGACCTGCTTGGTACTATGGTCGAAACCCTGCGCTGTATGCTCCTCAACCCATGGTGGCAGCGCATCTGGGTCGTGCAGGAGATGATTGTCAGTCGAGTGGCAGTCGTCCGTTGCGGCACAGTGACATGCCCATGGGACATGTTTATTGCTGCCGCCTCATCGCTTTCGAGCCCCTCTGTCGACATGTCCACAATCTTCCGTCCCGATAGCATCAAGGTGCTTCAGTACTTCTGTCGCCAGGTTCTGAGCTTCCGCGATTTACGCAACCAGTGGAAGAAGAATCTCGGCGCCCCTCTGCTGACTCTCCTCCAGGACTTCAGCACGAGACGGGCAACTGATGAGCGAGACAAGGTATTTGCCTTGCTGGGGTTGGCATCCAATTCTCAGAGATTCTTTGCCTTGGCAAGCTATGAGGACTCAGTTGCCGATGTGTACCGAGCAACAGCCGTGGAGCTTATTCGTCGGAGTCACTCTCTGGAAATCTGGCATGGTGACTTGGCACGGAAGAACAGGAGAGATCTTGCAAGCTGGGTTCCAGACTGGAGCGCAGTGTACGATGAAGGTGACCGCCAGCGGGCACAAAGAGGTGGCAGTGAAAAGAGCGAACGGAGTTTGGCGTGGAAACTGACTCTGGTACAATCAGAGGCGGGATACTGGAAGTTTGTGGCCGAAGGAATGACACTGTTGTTGCACTGGATCAACGAGAATCCACAAGAACGAAAACTACCGAAACGCCTGGAGAAGGAATTCGACTCGTACCACCGACTACTGAACATCACCTGCCTGGATTTCTACCGGAGGAGAGACGCCAACGCGTTGGTAACCACCGTCGAGAGGATACAGGAGCTATGCATCAACCTGAAAGCTCACTGCTCTTGGGGCAGTGCATATGAGGACCTCGCCGAACACCCTTCTATCAGCGCATTCGGTCGTTCGGCGGCTTTTCATCGCGATGTAAAATCAAAGTTTGAGGTTGGCCAAGTTACCCCAAACATGGACTCAGAATCTCGGGATGATTTCTGGTTTGGAAAAGACACAGCGGCTTGGCTTGATCGGATGGTGATCAGGTATGAAACGGTCACTTTCCGAACCCCCAAATCGGAGAGTGCTATCCAGCATCATTTTAGATGGGAGCTTGATGAATCGAGATGGTATCCTGATGGACGCAGACGAAAGAGCTTTTTGTCAATGGAATCCATGCCTCTGGGTACCGTAAGACATGTTGGCGAGCGACTCTTTTCTTGGGACGATCGCGATTCCGCTTTCAGCACGATTTCGAAATGGGTCTCCTACTACGAAAAGATGTCAGGGTATCACAGGGTGAAGTTGGCCAAGACCTTGCTGGGCGAAACCAATCTCACCGAAACACTGCAGAGTACAGCTGAAGTCGAtggagttggagatgagaGCCATCGTGATACTGTGGAAGCGCTGCTTCTGGAGTGGCTTGATCATGTGTTTGAACGTCACGATTTCCCAGACGATGCAAACATGAAACCTCTCAACGAGGCTCTCGTTCTTGCAACAACGGGGAGGGTCATGTTCGCCTTGAACGACAGCACTCTTGGGCTGGGCCCGGGGAGCATGACTGTGGGAGatgaggtgatgatgcttcCGGGTACTAGCTCACCTATTGTGCTCCGGTTCCGCTTACCTGAGCGCGATGAATCCCTCGAAGGTCCTGCATATGCGGTGGTTGGAGATTGCTATCTTGACCCTTCATCATCGgatgagaaaaagaagctgCCAAACCCGTGGCCAGGATGGTTGCCGGAAACAATCATGCCAATAGAGCTTAAAAAGTACTGGGAGAGACGTCGCATTTATCTCTTCTAG
- a CDS encoding hypothetical protein (MEROPS:MER0034659; COG:E; EggNog:ENOG503P1HD) — MSPSILVVLTSHADLADTGKKTGWYLSEFSHPHHVFASSSPPPKITVASPRGGAAPLDQSSIEAAKDDEISVEFLHKQSALWEATTPLSQILQQGIDSYDALFFPGGHGPMFDLAGDKESQEIVKRFWEAGKIVSAVCHGPAALVNVKLSNGDYLLKGKKVTAFSNSEEDGVGLSEKMPFMLETRIKEVGAEYEKAGQDWGEKLVVDGKLITGQNPASAKAVGEAILKVI; from the exons ATgtccccctccatcctcgtagtcctcacctcccacgcCGACCTGGCCGACACAGGCAAAAAAACAGGCTGGTACCTCTCCGAgttctcccacccccaccacgtTTTTgcgtcttcctcccctccccccaaaatcaCCGTCGCCTCCCCCCGCGGCGGCGCCGCTCCCCTGGACCAGTCCTCCATCGAAGCCGCCAAAGACGACGAGATCTCTGTTGAGTTCTTGCACAAGCAATCCGCCCTCTGGGAGGCCACCACTCCCCTTTCCCAGATCCTTCAACAAGGCATCGACAGCTACGacgccctcttcttccccggcgGCCACGGCCCCATGTTTGATCTCGCCGGCGATAAGGAATCGCAGGAGATTGTAAAGAGGTTTTGGGAGGCGGGCAAGATCGTCAGCGCTGTTTG CCATGGACCTGCCGCGTTGGTGAATGTCAAGTTGAGCAATGGGGATTACCTCctcaaggggaagaaggtgaccGCTTTTAGCAATTccgaggaggacggcgtTGGACTTTCGGAGAAGATGCCTTTCATGCTGGAGACCAGGATCAAGGAGGTTGGCGCGGAGTACGAAAAGGCTGGCCAGGACTGGGGGGAGAAGctcgttgttgatgggaaGCTCATCACGGGGCAGAACCCTGCAAGTGCAAAGGCGGTTGGAGAGGCTATTCTGAAGGTTATTTAG
- a CDS encoding hypothetical protein (EggNog:ENOG503P5S1), which produces MAHSSPSIQPSVQLPSPQPLDDQPGLEVVPHDNLPEVRPEEEPKFYLSRAQYQNQKIVLGEDYPQVVDGNGEIEVDSPASTEKGTLPPVSKSYQRRKWWIIGGTACAVVVIVVGVTLGVVLSLKARNNDGNAAINGTSGPETIRQGSKLSAAGWRKANGDVERYLFYLDPQGQIRRSRSITGKGNSTSTWEVLPVLDLEATNGTSLAATIALHGTDYNPQTALFYEANRKVFGTMFNQARQPNILIDNVSGGYSRGFADLAMGNAAKLAAYWPYVVAQHETGDIIQVDHMLGDGLVPTEDWYVQNLNITAYEGSSLCIVPTSSNFTKITESKAYGVVYQKSNQGLAIHYPAFESGTPDTVQLERVPETFPELYTFPPQTPMAAFAMPRGSNDNDSLVDIYLVVKSYTGKFAVWFSENSSSWREEFPAVFQEVDEDSDIACSTLAVTNMDWEGKEVPLERGEVRCYFQRNGTVVEVAFESLIWTEVGVVPIP; this is translated from the exons ATGGCCCACTCGTCGCCTTCCATACAGCCTTCGGTGCAG CTGCCTTCTCCACAGCCCCTGGACGACCAGCCAGGCCTCGAGGTCGTGCCGCACGATAACCTCCCCGAAGTTCGACCCGAGGAAGAGCCAAAGTTCTATCTGTCACGGGCTCAATATCAAAATCAAAAGATCGTCCTCGGCGAAGATTATCCCCAGGTAGTCGACGGCAACGGGGAAATAGAGGTTGATAGCCCAGCTTCAACAGAAAAGGGCACGCTTCCTCCTGTCAGCAAATCCTACCAAAGGAGAAAATGGTGGATTATTGGCGGTACTGCTTGTGCAGTAGTTGTCATTGTTGTCGGCGTTACTCTAGGTGTTGTGTTATCACTGAAAGCCCGCAACAATGATGGCAACGCCGCCATAAATGGCACGTCGGGACCAGAAACCATCCGCCAAGGCTCAAAGCTCTCAGCAGCGGGCTGGCGCAAAGCaaatggtgatgttgagaggTATCTCTTTTATCTCGACCCTCAAGGCCAGATCAGACGCTCGCGAAGTATCACCGGAAAGGGCAATTCTACCTCCACATGGGAAGTGCTGCCAGTGCTTGACCTAGAAGCAACCAACGGCACCTCACTGGCAGCCACCATTGCCCTCCATGGCACAGATTACAAT CCGCAAACTGCATTGTTTTACGAGGCGAACAGAAAGGTCTTCGGCACCATGTTCAATCAAGCCAGACAACCAAACATTCTGATCGACAACGTTTCGGGAGGGTACAGTCGTGGTTTCGCGGACCTAGCCATGGGTAACGCGGCTAAACTTGCGGCATACTGGCCCTATGTCGTGGCTCAACATGAGACGGGTGATATCATTCAAGTTGATCACATGTTGGGGGATGGTCTTGTCCCCACCGAGGACTGGTATGTCCAGaatctcaacatcaccgcctACGAGGGCTCGTCGCTATGCATAGTACCCACCAGTTCCAACTTCACCAAGATCACGGAATCCAAAGCCTATGGTGTAGTCTACCAGAAGTCCAATCAGGGCCTGGCTATCCATTACCCTGCCTTTGAGTCAGGCACGCCCGACACCGTGCAGCTCGAACGGGTTCCTGAAA CATTCCCCGAGCTCTACACATTCCCGCCCCAGACTCCGATGGCCGCCTTTGCCATGCCCCGAGGCtccaacgacaacgacagcCTCGTGGACATCTACCTTGTCGTCAAGAGTTACACTGGCAAATTTGCCGTTTGGTTCAGCGAGAACTCATCCTCTTGGAGGGAGGAATTCCCTGCGGTTTTCCaagaggttgatgaagatTCGGACATTGCATGTTCCACCCTGGCAGTCACAAACATGGActgggaagggaaggaggtcCCGCTGGAGCGTGGCGAAGTGCGGTGTTATTTTCAGCGTAATGGCACTGTTGTTGAAGTAGCTTTTGAGTCTTTGATTTGGActgaggttggggtggtgccgATACCATGA
- a CDS encoding hypothetical protein (EggNog:ENOG503PYPW) encodes MDPFSIGIGCITLLEVAQKTIKQLYQLSKRYNDARSDLFKTVTQLQSLAYVLELIRYDEGTQHTDSPNRKNDLIMDQVNLCMDIIEELQAVITSINDSRVKWAISGKAAVENIHKQLQTVTEQLELTLGVHTLAVAKDIKKDATELLLGQEQIGAQVQRLSEHMGLRDNTGPSHRSSPTTIPSWSRTSQGVCVEASGQCNSSVGAMAGIHESVNDGNYANDTSSPTNSSQWSGSTAYSPPASISSPISVIDVTATLVTLNVNPIYHHTAETGSWSQYQDPGTVAPDTPDITFWPSEMQYSPTTMAHKTAKLSKEITIEHVETPTAPSKEEVIRNQFKEAAWSLAPKKKQKSVRETFKEMVRLKAAASVAA; translated from the exons ATGGATCCGTTTTCTATCGGTATTGGCTGTATCACCCTACTCGAAGTTGCGCAAAAGACAATTAAACAGCTTTACCAGCTTAGCAAGCGTTATAATGACGCCCGATCAGATTTATTCAAGACTGTGACTCAACTTCAAAGCCTAGCCTATGTACTGGAGCTTATTCGGTATGACGAAGGAACCCAGCACACGGATAGTCCGAACCGAAAAAATGATCTCATTATGGACCAAGTCAATCTCTGTATGGACATCATCGAGGAGCTCCAGGCTGTGATTACCTCCATCAACGACTCACGCGTCAAGTGGGCCATCTCTGGCAAGGCCGCGGTGGAGAATATCCACAAGCAATTACAAACGGTGACTGAACAGCTTGAGCTTACCTTGGGGGTGCATACGTT AGCCGTCGCCAAAGATATCAAGAAGGACGCTACTGAACTGCTGTTGGGTCAAGAACAGATCGGTGCCCAGGTTCAACGCCTGTCCGAACATATGGGACTGAGGGATAACACCGGACCGTCCCATCGGTCTAgtcccaccaccattccATCATGGTCAAGGACCTCACAAGGTGTCTGTGTCGAAGCCAGCGGACAGTGCAATTCATCTGTTGGTGCCATGGCTGGCATTCATGAGTCTGTCAACGATGGAAACTACGCCAACgacacatcatcaccaacaaacagCAGTCAGTGGAGTGGATCAACTGCATACTCGCCACCTGCTTCTATCTCTTCTCCCATCAGTGTTATTGACGTAACTGCCACTCTCGTCACCCTCAACGTCAACCCCATCTATCATCATACAGCCGAAACTGGATCGTGGTCTCAATACCAGGACCCGGGTACAGTAGCTCCAGATACCCCCGATATCACATTTTGGCCTAGCGAGATGCAGTactcaccaacaaccatgGCACATAAGACCGCGAAACTCTCTAAAGAGATCACCATTGAACATGTTGAGACACCCACCGCTCCCTCGAAAGAAGAGGTTATTCGCAACCAGTTCAAGGAAGCCGCTTGGTCATTAGCTCCTaagaagaaacaaaagtCAGTCAGGGAGACATTCAAGGAGATGGTCAGGCTGAAGGCTGCTGCGTCTGTCGCTGCTTGA
- a CDS encoding hypothetical protein (EggNog:ENOG503NYYQ) produces the protein MRSDFFDRLPPPTALLLLSSLLDLSNAHILQPLPRRVPVVPPTTTVLYHPLSVVSWPLRPTPPPSRDLFALRRRQDNTVCGYLGGDQNLAATCSAGSHCVLDTENNVVGCCPNGEASCTAGVFTGCVDANSGPQTEVNPYVFTCGGSDVCYKNVFQGGASQYGCGSASDLATIVLTSASGLATQVTFPTVSLSLTQAVSTLSEPTTLGTVTNTASSSTGTESASSTETESTSSSVSSSSSTSPSTSTSSPSSTQSSTHSSSTSTPTTTETTSPATDAPETGRAQTTNRTGVIVGATIGGLAVLIALVALLAFCIRRRQNANARSGPGKGSIRGQNISTPRPGPGTGFAAIPQDSDAFETGPSPNPMFAGQNQPSLQQQTKSIPLMTAVPPRMPFQNDVSPIGQDDISPYAYSGAGGVVSAITPHSHTSYPPSDELSMQYQHMQQQGQYPAIYSGAAAIPVVHNGRGDENRLESDQVPLTREIDDFSHGFSAALDRIGEEDEEDHLRREEGGDDLGEMNMSGGRRGDVGEGPPGDYSRVASSVYSRASNGGGRPLWQQNRRPSKTGMWM, from the coding sequence ATGAGATCCGATTTCTTTGATCGATTGCCGCCACCGACAGCTCTACTGTTGCTATCGAGTCTGCTTGATCTGAGCAACGCCCATATTCTTCAACCATTACCCAGGAGGGTACCAGTTGTTCCGCCAACCACAACGGTCCTGTACCACCCATTGAGTGTTGTCTCATGGCCTCTTcgaccaacaccaccaccttcacgAGACCTCTTTGCTCTTCGTCGGCGACAGGACAATACAGTATGCGGTTACTTGGGAGGTGACCAGAATTTGGCAGCGACGTGTAGCGCCGGTTCGCATTGCGTGCTGGATACGGAGAACAATGTGGTGGGGTGCTGCCCAAACGGAGAAGCTTCTTGCACGGCAGGTGTGTTTACCGGATGTGTAGATGCGAACAGCGGGCCACAGACGGAGGTGAACCCATACGTTTTTACCTGTGGGGGAAGTGATGTGTGTTACAAGAATGTTTTTCAGGGAGGAGCTTCTCAGTACGGGTGCGGTTCTGCGAGCGACCTGGCCACGATCGTTTTGACGAGCGCAAGTGGTTTGGCGACGCAGGTCACCTTTCCCACCGTGAGCCTCAGTCTGACACAAGCTGTCTCTACGCTGAGCGAGCCAACAACGCTGGGGACGGTAACCAATACCgcctcaagctcaacaggAACGGAATCGGCCAGTTCAACAGAAACAGAGTCGACAAGCTCAAGTGTTTCGTCCTCCAGCTCTACTTccccctcaacatcaacctcctcaccatcatcaacgcaATCTTCAACACattcatcctccacctccacgccaaccaccaccgaaaccacctcccccgcaacCGACGCTCCGGAAACCGGGCGAGCGCAAACAACGAACCGAACAGGCGTAATAGTAGGCGCCACAATCGGTGGTCTCGCCGTCCTCATCGCCCTGGTAGCCCTTCTCGCCTTTTGcatccgccgccgacaaAACGCCAACGCGAGATCGGGTCCCGGGAAAGGAAGCATCCGCGGACAAAACATCAGCACCCCCCGCCCCGGTCCAGGAACAGGCTTCGCCGCCATCCCCCAAGACAGCGACGCCTTTGAGACCGGTCCCAGCCCCAACCCGATGTTCGCCGGGCAAAACCAACCCTCATTACAACAGCAAACGAAGAGTATACCCCTCATGACAGCAGTGCCGCCCCGCATGCCCTTCCAAAACGACGTCTCACCCATCGGCCAAGACGATATTTCTCCCTATGCTTATTCTGGCGCCGGGGGAGTGGTCTCAGCTATCACCCCCCACTCTCACACCTCTTACCCCCCTAGCGACGAGTTGAGCATGCAATATCAGCAtatgcagcagcagggacAATACCCGGCTATCTACAGCGGCGCGGCGGCTATCCCTGTTGTGCACAACGGGAGGGGAGATGAGAACAGACTCGAGTCGGATCAGGTACCGCTCACAAGGGAGATTGACGATTTCAGCCACGGGTTTAGTGCGGCGCTGGATAGGatcggggaggaggatgaggaggatcatttgaggagggaggaagggggggatgatttgggggagatgaatATGAGTGGTGGTCGGCggggagatgttggggaggggcCACCAGGGGATTATAGCAGGGTGGCGAGTTCGGTGTATAGTCGGGCGAGCaatgggggtgggaggccGTTGTGGCAGCAGAATAGACGGCCGAGTAAGACTGGGATGTGGATGTGA
- a CDS encoding hypothetical protein (EggNog:ENOG503P36B) yields the protein MPKFLGIIDKTKMEDQRKLHNDEMLWPGHVRKVRGVDPRAGTQLLYPQEVPPHTQMWGDRIIIVSRQVDGFKFWKARLLILEETFKCTAPRTICGFRFDKRNKREYFTFWFAGLSPVFVTIGLIFAIGAFIARILQLNAAQEANRFASIAAVSTDSAAGTQYLSGQVDCCCLTMAYNNETSTAVVLDAGRETSSLVQATIPSASPGSPHEKILSIKSTISIICISSTAAEPTVTTLLSADQPKTSTTCSLP from the exons ATGCCCAAGTTTCTGGGCATCATCGACAAGACGAAGATGGAGGACCAA CGAAAGCTACATAACGATGAAATGCTGTGGCCTGGCCATGTTCGCAAGGTGCGAGGGGTTGACCCCAGAGCCGGCACACAGCTGCTGTATCCCCAGGAAGTACCGCCCCATACTCAAATGTGGGGTGACAGGATCATTATTGTGTCAAGACAGGTCGACGGTTTCAAGTTCTGGAAAGCTCGCCTTCTAATCTTGGAAGAGACATTCAAATGCACAGCACCACGGACTATTTGCGGCTTTCGGTTTGACAAGCGAAACAAACGCGAATACTTTACCTTTTGGTTTGCCGGTCTAAGCCCCGTCTTCGTAACCATCGGGCTGATCTTCGCCATTGGAGCTTTCATCGCAAGGATCTTGCAATTGAACGCAGCTCAGGAGGCCAACAGGTTTGCGAGTATTGCTGCTGTGTCGACAGACTCCGCTGCTGGTACCCAATATCTCAGCGGGCAGGTGGATTGCTGTTGTCTAACTATGGCATACAACAACGAGACTTCAACGGCCGTCGTACTGGATGCTGGTCGAGAAACGTCTTCACTAGTGCAGGCCACCATCCCCTCAGCATCCCCAGGTAGTCCCCATGAAAAGATTCTGAGCATCAAATCTACGATTTCTATCATATGCATCAGCTCCACGGCCGCTGAGCCAACCGTGACAACTCTCCTTTCGGCGGATCAACCCAAAACATCAACTACCTGTAGTCTCCCTTGA
- a CDS encoding hypothetical protein (EggNog:ENOG503NU4M; COG:H; CAZy:GT69) translates to MKPRAPSLPSSRSLRTLLSRSALKKVLLAFFLWTLLESHIIYYRLIRTEREARAHHSLQTRRVFIASLHWNNEKILRSSWNAAVLDLVNTLGPNNVFVSVYESGSWDDSKGALRELDEQLEKTGVGRKIVLDKETHKDLLHSTPGQEGGWIAVGKEKQLMPRRIPYLSKLRNKSLEPLIELAENGTSFDHVLFLGDVVFNTQDIMMLLDTNKGSYAAACSMDFSKPPQFYDTFALRDSAGHEHVTQTWPYFRSGNSRSALINGLPAPVSSCWNGIVAMPATAFMGIQGLKFRGVQDSLAEYHVEGSECCLIHADNPQSRTKGVFLNPNVRVGYKPEAYKAVHPVGSSWVSLSQIWFGLWKNRLGRWLTTPWFKESTIRRRVAQWAGEGGKGVVREEKGGFCLINEMQVVVHNGWKHL, encoded by the coding sequence ATGAAACCACGAGCcccttctctcccctcctcgcgATCACTCcgcaccctcctctcccgctcaGCCCTCAAGAaggtcctcctcgccttcttcctctggaCACTCCTCGAGTCCCATATCATTTACTACCGCCTCATCCGCACCGAGCGAGAAGCCCGAGCCCATCACTCCCTACAAACCCGCCGAGTCTTCATAGCCAGTTTGCATTGGAACAACGAGAAAATCCTCCGCTCTAGCTGGAACGCCGCTGTTCTCGACCTGGTTAACACCCTCGGACCAAACAATGTCTTTGTCAGTGTATACGAAAGTGGAAGTTGGGATGACTCGAAGGGGGCGCTAAGGGAGCTGGATGAACAACTTGAGAAGACGGGAGTAGGGCGGAAGATTGTGCTGGATAAGGAGACGCACAAAGACCTCCTACACAGCACCCCGGGGCaggaagggggttggattGCGGTAGGCAAAGAGAAGCAgttgatgccgaggaggataCCGTACCTCTCGAAACTGCGCAACAAGTCTTTGGAACCGCTGATCGAATTAGCTGAGAATGGGACGAGCTTCGACCATGTGCTGTTTCTCGGAGATGTAGTCTTCAACACGCAAGATatcatgatgctgctggaTACCAACAAGGGGAGCTACGCTGCGGCATGCTCCATGGACTTCAGCAAGCCGCCACAATTCTACGATACCTTTGCGCTGAGGGACTCGGCTGGGCATGAGCATGTAACACAGACTTGGCCATACTTCAGGTCAGGGAATTCCCGCTCAGCTTTGATAAACGGACTACCTGCGCCGGTGTCGAGTTGCTGGAATGGTATCGTGGCCATGCCAGCGACGGCTTTCATGGGGATCCAAGGACTGAAGTTCAGGGGCGTTCAGGACAGCCTTGCGGAATACCATGTTGAAGGGTCAGAGTGCTGCCTGATTCATGCCGACAACCCGCAGTCAAGGACGAAAGGAGTATTTCTCAACCCAAATGTCAGGGTTGGGTACAAGCCGGAAGCATACAAGGCCGTGCATCCGGTGGGCAGCAGTTGGGTGTCGCTGAGCCAGATCTGGTTTGGGCTATGGAAGAATCGGCTGGGGCGGTGGCTCACCACGCCTTGGTTCAAAGAGAGCACGATACGCAGGAGGGTGGCTCAGTGGGCAGGcgaaggaggaaagggagtagtgcgggaggagaagggtggGTTTTGCCTGATCAACGAGATGCAGGTGGTAGTGCATAATGGGTGGAAGCATTTGTAG
- a CDS encoding hypothetical protein (EggNog:ENOG503P2K1): protein MRLWELVYSKPDGHCSRALCLFLEYETKIQSLPISNSDALSELPFENGINHQSWNMTTMQHATTGNLNGNRPPSPSGQVENLEPVILGTGAALMPITVAIAMVRIATGRAVSKLHVDDFARLGVARHAWDIPLTSINPQVYQVWAAHTVLGIISFFNTKALILTFYLRLFGTVRWVRWMCYSLLSLSVVIYGMIGLWYVAGCAPKNSKLPVCDETGPLILAGGVFTVVADVMLFGMPFPVIRGLRLGRDKKRGLVVLFGFAIL from the exons ATGCGACTCTGGGAATTGGTCTACAGCAAACCCGATGGCCATTGTTCACGAGCTCTTTGTTTGTTCTTAGAATACGAAACCAAAATACAGTCTCTGCCTATCTCCAACTCTGATGCACTGTCTGAACTACCTTTCGAGAATGGAATAAACCACCAGTCTTGGAACATGACTACCATGCAGCATGCCACCACCGGCAACCTCAACGGAAACCGACCGCCTTCACCATCGGGTCAAGTCGAGAACTTGGAACCGGTTATACTGGGAACGGGCGCGGCGTTGATGCCCATCACTGTCGCCATCGCGATGGTCCGGATTGCAACCGGGCGGGCAGTTTCAAAACTGCATGTTGACGATT TCGCCCGGCTAGGTGTAGCCCGTCACGCCTGGGACATCCCACTTACCAGCATCAACCCTCAAGTCTACCAAGTCTGGGCTGCGCACACTGTTTTGGGTATCATCTCCTTTTTCAACACCAAGGCCCTCATCCTGACGTTTTATCTCCGGCTTTTTGGGACTGTGCGCTGGGTGAGGTGGATGTGTTACTCTCTTTTGAGCCTGTCGGTGGTTATATACGGTATGATTGGGCTCTGGTACGTCGCTGGTTGCGCACCCAAGAACTCGAAGCTGCCTGTGTGTGATGAGACAGGGCCGTTGATACTAGCGGGAGGGGTGTTCACTGTGGTGGCGGATGTGATGTTGTTTGGGATGCCGTTTCCGGTTATCAGGGGGTTGAGGCTTGGGAGGGATaagaagagggggttggtggtgttgtttgggtttgcgATTCTGTGA